A genomic window from Pseudomonas argentinensis includes:
- a CDS encoding SulP family inorganic anion transporter: MLKKLQNTWFFNIRGDVLAGIVVALALIPEAIAFSIIAGVDPKVGLYASFCIAVVIAFVGGRPGMISAATGAMALLMVTLVKEHGLQYLLAATLLCGVLQISAGYLRLGSLMRFVPRSVVTGFVNALAILIFMAQLPELTNVTWHVYAMTVAGLGIIYLLPYVPLVGRLLPSPLVCILVLTAASTALGLDIRTVGDMGELPDTLPIFLWPQVPLNIDTLLIILPYSAALAVVGLLESMMTATIVDDLTDTSSDKNRECKGQGIANIASGLVGGMAGCAMIGQSIINVKSGGRGRLSSLTAGVVLLAMVVFLSDWVSQIPMAALVAVMIMVSIGTFSWASLRDLQKYPLSTNFVMIVTVVVVVWTHNLAYGVLAGVLLAAMFFANKIGRLLNIDSELINGTRRYKVVGQVFFASADQFVEAFDTRESLENAVIDLTDAHFWDITAVGALDKAVLKFRGAGTEVDLVGLNQASSTLVDRFAIHGKPDALDQLLKH; the protein is encoded by the coding sequence ATGCTCAAAAAACTGCAAAACACCTGGTTTTTTAACATCCGGGGCGACGTTCTCGCCGGTATCGTCGTCGCTTTGGCGCTGATTCCAGAGGCTATCGCTTTCTCGATCATCGCCGGCGTCGATCCAAAGGTCGGCCTCTACGCTTCGTTCTGCATTGCCGTCGTCATTGCCTTTGTAGGAGGAAGGCCAGGCATGATTTCGGCTGCTACCGGGGCGATGGCGCTTCTCATGGTTACCCTGGTCAAGGAGCATGGCCTGCAATACCTGCTTGCAGCGACCCTCCTTTGTGGCGTGCTGCAAATCTCGGCGGGATACCTCAGGCTGGGTAGCTTGATGCGCTTTGTACCGCGCTCGGTCGTAACCGGCTTCGTAAACGCACTGGCCATTCTGATTTTCATGGCACAACTGCCTGAGCTCACCAATGTCACCTGGCATGTTTACGCCATGACCGTGGCGGGTCTCGGCATCATCTATCTTCTGCCATACGTGCCCTTGGTTGGCCGTCTGCTACCTTCTCCGCTGGTCTGCATCCTGGTGCTCACAGCGGCCTCCACTGCGCTTGGGTTGGACATCCGAACTGTTGGCGACATGGGTGAATTGCCAGATACCCTGCCGATTTTCCTCTGGCCCCAAGTGCCTCTGAACATCGACACGCTGCTCATTATCTTGCCGTACTCGGCTGCGCTCGCCGTGGTGGGACTTCTTGAGTCAATGATGACAGCGACCATCGTGGACGACCTCACTGACACGTCGAGCGACAAGAACCGTGAGTGCAAAGGACAGGGCATTGCCAACATCGCCTCTGGCCTGGTCGGCGGTATGGCTGGCTGCGCGATGATCGGGCAGTCGATCATCAACGTTAAATCCGGCGGGCGCGGCCGGCTCTCATCATTGACTGCAGGCGTCGTGTTGTTGGCGATGGTGGTTTTTCTCAGTGACTGGGTTAGCCAGATTCCCATGGCTGCACTCGTTGCAGTAATGATCATGGTATCCATCGGGACATTCAGCTGGGCGTCACTGCGAGATCTGCAGAAGTATCCCCTCTCGACCAACTTCGTGATGATCGTGACGGTGGTAGTAGTGGTCTGGACGCACAATCTGGCCTATGGCGTACTCGCTGGAGTACTGCTGGCCGCTATGTTCTTTGCGAACAAAATCGGCCGTCTGCTGAACATCGACTCGGAGCTTATCAATGGCACCCGTCGCTACAAGGTTGTTGGCCAAGTGTTCTTCGCGTCTGCAGACCAATTCGTTGAGGCATTCGATACAAGAGAATCGCTGGAAAACGCGGTCATCGATCTGACCGATGCCCATTTCTGGGACATTACTGCAGTCGGCGCGCTGGACAAGGCAGTGCTGAAGTTTCGCGGTGCTGGCACCGAAGTCGATCTGGTCGGGCTCAATCAGGCCAGCTCCACGCTGGTTGATCGTTTCGCCATTCATGGCAAGCCCGATGCACTGGATCAGCTCCTGAAGCACTGA
- a CDS encoding LasR-specific antiactivator QslA produces MNKGVTTTLPANDGYPGLTIAWAKDCRPAFHKGIRAAERWLNGKRSHWLWAALIFERDALQDETDRKAFEVAFISRIQQRLEGTN; encoded by the coding sequence ATGAATAAAGGCGTGACCACTACCCTACCCGCCAACGATGGCTACCCCGGCCTGACAATCGCCTGGGCAAAGGACTGCCGCCCGGCCTTTCATAAAGGCATCCGCGCTGCAGAACGCTGGCTCAACGGCAAGCGCAGCCACTGGCTATGGGCTGCGCTGATTTTTGAGCGAGACGCCCTGCAGGATGAGACGGATCGGAAGGCGTTTGAGGTAGCGTTTATCAGTCGGATTCAGCAGAGGTTGGAGGGGACGAACTGA
- the treR gene encoding trehalose operon repressor, with protein sequence MSKYSQIYSDLLASITSERLERGARLPSETELMETYQTSRGTVRKAIEQLQERGFAQKIHGKGTFVLSRAPIEFQLGGIVSFQETYPRLGGNVRTEVVELSQLPLEGSLREHIQAEQGTLITRIKRVRRIDGRRVILDINHFVADLIPGLDRRIAEHSIYQYIEKTLQLQISYSQRTIEAVPRGADDLKHLDLDDQSHVIVVSNQTFLQDGRQFEYTQSRHTLDKFYFSDVARR encoded by the coding sequence ATGAGCAAATACAGCCAGATCTACAGCGATCTGCTTGCCAGCATCACCAGCGAACGCCTGGAACGCGGCGCCCGCCTGCCCTCGGAAACCGAGCTGATGGAGACTTACCAGACCAGCCGCGGCACCGTGCGCAAGGCCATCGAGCAGCTGCAGGAACGCGGCTTCGCGCAGAAGATCCACGGCAAGGGCACCTTCGTGCTGTCGCGTGCACCCATCGAATTCCAGCTCGGCGGCATCGTCAGCTTCCAGGAGACCTACCCCCGGCTGGGCGGCAACGTGCGCACCGAGGTGGTCGAGCTCAGCCAGCTACCGCTGGAAGGCAGCCTGCGCGAGCATATCCAGGCGGAACAAGGCACCCTGATCACCCGCATCAAGCGGGTCAGGCGTATCGATGGCCGGCGGGTGATCCTGGATATCAACCACTTCGTCGCCGACCTGATCCCCGGCCTGGATCGCCGCATCGCCGAGCATTCGATTTACCAATACATCGAAAAGACCCTGCAGCTGCAGATCAGCTACTCGCAACGCACCATCGAAGCCGTGCCCCGCGGCGCGGACGACCTCAAGCACCTCGACCTGGACGACCAGAGCCACGTGATCGTCGTCAGCAACCAGACCTTTCTGCAGGATGGCCGACAGTTCGAGTACACCCAGTCACGGCATACGCTCGACAAGTTTTACTTTTCGGATGTGGCGCGGAGGTAG
- the treP gene encoding PTS system trehalose-specific EIIBC component: MSHDYSAIARDVLQSLGGVDNVEQAAHCVTRLRLSLKDPKKVDVGTLNQIDLVKGSFFTGGLYQVVIGPGDVEKVYAALREQTGLAAMTIADLKQQSAAKINGMQRLVRILSDVFMPILPALIIAGLLMGVNNLIGAKGMFIEGVTLLEAYPSLDGVWSLINLMANTSFVFLPALVGWSAAKRFGGSEILGIVLGLMLVHPDLLNAWNYGKVVAGLGDQGMPYFDIFGWFKIEKVGYQGQILPILLAAYVMSVIEKWLRARVPNAIQLLVVPITTIVITGVLALALIGPVTRHLGILITEGVVMLFDFAPLIGGAIFGMLFAPLVITGMHHMFLGVDLQLISTQGGTFIWPMIVMSNLAQGSAALGVFYMTRNLRDKSMASTSAISAYFGITEPAMFGINLRYKYPFYAALVGSAMGCIFLSLNKVQSSAIGVGGLPGFISIMPQYIPVFIVGMVIAIAVPFLLTCALSVKIVRPGYRVA, translated from the coding sequence ATGAGTCACGATTATTCAGCCATTGCCCGCGACGTGCTGCAGAGCCTCGGCGGCGTCGATAATGTCGAGCAGGCCGCCCATTGCGTGACGCGCCTGCGCCTGTCCCTCAAGGACCCCAAGAAGGTCGACGTGGGGACCTTGAACCAGATCGATCTGGTCAAGGGTTCGTTCTTCACCGGCGGCCTCTACCAGGTGGTAATCGGGCCCGGCGATGTGGAGAAGGTCTATGCCGCGCTGCGCGAGCAGACCGGCCTGGCGGCCATGACCATCGCCGATCTCAAGCAGCAGAGCGCTGCCAAGATCAACGGCATGCAGCGCCTGGTGCGCATCCTCTCCGACGTGTTCATGCCCATCCTGCCGGCGCTGATCATTGCCGGCCTGCTGATGGGGGTGAACAACCTGATCGGCGCCAAGGGCATGTTCATCGAAGGGGTCACCCTGCTGGAAGCCTACCCGTCGCTGGACGGCGTGTGGAGCCTGATCAACCTGATGGCCAACACCTCGTTCGTGTTCCTGCCGGCACTGGTCGGCTGGTCGGCGGCGAAGCGCTTCGGCGGCAGTGAGATCCTCGGCATCGTGCTGGGCCTGATGCTGGTGCACCCGGACCTGCTCAATGCCTGGAACTATGGCAAGGTGGTCGCCGGCCTGGGCGACCAAGGCATGCCGTACTTCGATATCTTCGGCTGGTTCAAGATCGAGAAGGTCGGGTATCAGGGGCAGATCCTGCCGATCCTGCTGGCCGCCTATGTGATGAGCGTGATCGAGAAATGGCTGCGTGCCCGGGTGCCCAATGCCATCCAGCTGCTGGTGGTGCCGATCACCACCATCGTCATCACCGGCGTTCTGGCCCTGGCCCTGATCGGCCCGGTAACCCGCCACCTGGGCATCCTGATCACCGAGGGCGTGGTGATGCTGTTCGATTTCGCGCCGCTGATCGGCGGGGCGATCTTCGGCATGCTGTTCGCGCCGCTGGTGATCACCGGGATGCACCACATGTTCCTGGGCGTGGACCTGCAATTGATCTCCACCCAGGGTGGCACCTTCATCTGGCCGATGATCGTGATGTCCAACCTGGCCCAGGGCAGCGCCGCGCTTGGGGTGTTCTACATGACCCGCAACCTGCGGGACAAGAGCATGGCGTCCACCTCGGCCATCTCCGCGTATTTCGGCATCACCGAGCCGGCGATGTTCGGTATCAACCTGCGCTACAAGTACCCGTTCTACGCCGCCCTGGTCGGCTCGGCCATGGGCTGCATCTTCCTGTCGCTGAACAAGGTGCAGTCTTCGGCCATCGGGGTCGGCGGCCTGCCCGGTTTCATTTCCATCATGCCGCAGTACATCCCGGTGTTCATCGTGGGCATGGTCATCGCCATCGCGGTGCCGTTCCTGCTCACCTGCGCCCTCAGCGTGAAGATCGTCCGCCCGGGCTACCGGGTCGCCTGA
- the treC gene encoding alpha,alpha-phosphotrehalase yields the protein MQDWQHSVIYQIYPKSFYSQAGNPTGDLLGVVAKLDYLQWLGVDYLWLTPFLRSPQRDNGYDISDYYAIDPSYGTMADCELLIAEAGKRGIKLMLDIVVNHTSIEHLWFQQARSSLDSPYRDFYIWRDQPNNWESKFGGSAWEYEAQTGQYYLHLFDHTQADLNWDNPKVRQEVFRMMRFWRDKGVGGFRLDVINLISKPADFPEDASDGRRFYTDGPNVHEYLQEMHREVFEGHELINVGEMSSTSLEHCIRYSRPDSKELSMTFNFHHLKVDYPNQQKWVQADFDFLALKRILSDWQTGMQAGGGWNALFWCNHDQPRVVSRFGDDGEYRVVSAKMLATALHFLQGTPFIYQGEELGMTNPGFDSIEQYRDVESLNIYRLKRNAGESPAAIMATIMQKSRDNGRTPMQWNGEANAGFSTAEPWIGVPGNAKQINVANQFDDPTSVLHYYRQLVALRRQEPLIQQGVYRQLLAEHEQVWIYLRERENAHERLLVVNNFYGTSCEVELPERVIDSASRQRVVISNYPDCEPRGRQLYLRPYESFVLHLEDS from the coding sequence ATGCAAGACTGGCAGCATTCGGTGATCTACCAGATCTACCCGAAGAGCTTTTACAGCCAAGCCGGCAACCCTACGGGCGACCTGCTCGGTGTGGTCGCCAAGCTCGATTACCTGCAATGGCTGGGTGTCGACTACCTGTGGCTCACGCCTTTTCTGCGCTCGCCGCAACGTGACAACGGTTACGACATCAGCGACTACTACGCCATCGACCCCAGCTACGGCACCATGGCCGACTGCGAGCTGCTGATCGCCGAGGCGGGCAAGCGCGGCATCAAGCTGATGCTCGATATCGTGGTCAACCATACCTCCATCGAGCACCTGTGGTTTCAGCAGGCGCGCAGCAGCCTCGACAGCCCGTACCGCGACTTCTATATCTGGCGCGACCAGCCGAACAACTGGGAGTCGAAATTCGGCGGCTCGGCCTGGGAGTACGAGGCGCAGACGGGCCAGTACTACCTGCACCTGTTCGACCACACCCAGGCCGACCTCAACTGGGACAACCCCAAGGTGCGCCAGGAAGTCTTCAGGATGATGCGCTTCTGGCGCGACAAGGGCGTGGGTGGCTTCCGCCTGGACGTGATCAACCTGATCTCCAAGCCGGCCGACTTTCCCGAGGATGCCAGCGACGGCCGCCGTTTCTATACCGACGGCCCCAACGTGCATGAATACCTGCAGGAAATGCACCGCGAGGTGTTCGAAGGCCATGAGCTGATCAACGTCGGCGAGATGTCGTCCACCTCCCTCGAACACTGCATCCGCTATTCGCGCCCCGACTCGAAAGAGTTGTCGATGACCTTCAATTTCCACCACCTGAAGGTGGACTACCCCAACCAGCAGAAGTGGGTGCAGGCCGATTTCGACTTCCTGGCGCTCAAACGCATCCTCTCCGACTGGCAGACCGGCATGCAGGCCGGCGGCGGCTGGAACGCCCTGTTCTGGTGTAACCATGATCAGCCGCGGGTGGTGTCGCGTTTCGGCGATGACGGTGAATACCGCGTGGTTTCAGCCAAGATGCTCGCCACCGCACTGCATTTTCTGCAGGGCACGCCCTTCATCTACCAGGGCGAGGAGCTGGGCATGACCAACCCGGGCTTCGACAGCATCGAGCAATACCGTGATGTCGAAAGCCTGAATATCTACCGCCTCAAACGCAACGCTGGCGAAAGCCCTGCAGCGATCATGGCCACCATCATGCAGAAGTCCCGCGACAACGGGCGCACGCCGATGCAGTGGAATGGCGAGGCGAACGCCGGGTTCAGCACCGCCGAACCCTGGATCGGCGTGCCTGGCAATGCCAAGCAGATAAACGTCGCCAACCAGTTCGACGATCCCACCTCGGTGCTGCACTACTACCGCCAACTGGTCGCCTTGCGCCGTCAGGAGCCGTTGATCCAGCAGGGCGTCTATCGCCAGCTGCTGGCGGAGCACGAGCAGGTGTGGATCTACCTGCGCGAACGTGAAAACGCCCATGAACGCCTGCTGGTGGTGAACAACTTCTATGGCACCTCCTGCGAGGTCGAGCTGCCTGAGCGGGTGATCGACAGCGCCAGCCGTCAGCGGGTGGTGATCAGCAATTACCCGGACTGCGAGCCGCGGGGGCGTCAACTGTACCTCAGGCCATACGAGTCCTTCGTGTTGCACCTCGAGGACAGCTGA
- a CDS encoding maltoporin produces the protein MKTRMNGGLAASCVCLVMPFSAQALEFAGYLRSGVGSTDNGRSQSCFMLPGAQSKYRLGNECEQYAELELRQDLLTLDDGSVFSVDGMVSLFNEYDRDLTFQGDNGAVRLPQLYAQWSNLPSLNGGSLWAGRRYYKRNDIHISDFYYWNQSATGGGVEDVKIGDLKYSYAFSRKDNLYQKDYVTRHDFNVAGFSTNPGGELELGLSYIDKPSRRDAHAGWAVTAQHVQQLFLGGKNTLALQYGEGPGTGLGYTGNVGLDDNNKSYRVVEFFDWQVTPRFGGQFQALYQKDIRPDGSDQKWMSVGVRPAYGITDQFKLVAELGHDQVQAPGGTRKLSKFTFAPTWSPKGPGFWERPEVRLYYTYASWNAAAQRAANELAQGSALSDSGEFGSSLHGSNAGLQIEYWWK, from the coding sequence TTGAAAACAAGAATGAATGGCGGCCTTGCCGCCTCCTGTGTGTGCCTGGTGATGCCGTTTTCCGCGCAGGCGCTGGAGTTCGCCGGCTACCTGCGCAGCGGTGTCGGCAGCACCGATAACGGCCGCTCGCAATCATGCTTCATGCTGCCCGGTGCGCAGTCCAAGTATCGGCTGGGCAACGAGTGCGAGCAGTACGCGGAGCTGGAGTTGCGCCAGGACCTGCTGACCCTCGACGACGGCTCGGTGTTCAGCGTCGACGGCATGGTGTCGCTGTTCAACGAATACGACCGTGACCTGACCTTTCAGGGCGACAACGGTGCCGTACGTCTGCCGCAGCTCTATGCCCAGTGGTCAAACCTGCCCAGCCTCAACGGCGGCTCGCTGTGGGCCGGCCGGCGTTACTACAAACGTAACGACATCCACATTTCCGATTTCTACTACTGGAACCAGAGCGCCACCGGCGGCGGGGTCGAGGACGTGAAGATCGGCGACCTGAAATACAGCTACGCCTTTTCCCGCAAGGACAATCTGTACCAGAAGGACTACGTCACCCGGCACGACTTCAACGTCGCAGGCTTTAGCACCAACCCCGGCGGCGAGCTCGAGCTGGGCTTGAGCTACATCGACAAACCCAGCCGCCGCGACGCCCATGCGGGCTGGGCGGTCACTGCCCAGCACGTGCAGCAGCTGTTTCTGGGCGGCAAGAACACACTGGCGCTGCAATATGGCGAAGGCCCCGGCACGGGCCTGGGCTACACCGGCAACGTCGGCCTGGACGACAACAACAAGAGCTACCGGGTGGTGGAGTTCTTCGACTGGCAGGTAACGCCGCGTTTCGGTGGCCAGTTCCAGGCGCTCTACCAGAAGGACATTCGCCCCGATGGCAGTGACCAGAAGTGGATGTCTGTGGGCGTGCGCCCGGCCTATGGGATCACCGACCAATTCAAGCTGGTGGCCGAGCTCGGTCACGATCAGGTGCAGGCGCCAGGCGGTACCCGCAAGTTGAGCAAGTTTACCTTCGCGCCCACCTGGTCGCCAAAAGGCCCGGGGTTCTGGGAGCGGCCGGAGGTGCGCCTGTACTACACCTATGCAAGCTGGAACGCGGCGGCCCAGCGCGCGGCCAATGAACTGGCCCAGGGCTCGGCATTGTCCGACAGCGGCGAGTTCGGCTCGTCGCTGCACGGTTCCAATGCCGGGCTGCAAATCGAGTACTGGTGGAAATAG
- the ptsP gene encoding phosphoenolpyruvate--protein phosphotransferase, which produces MTVPQPLQLLAPLSGVLVPLDHVPDPVFANRVIGDGLCIDPTSQTLCAPLAGEVSDLQASGHAITITHEGGAQILLHIGLDTVNLAGEGFTALVEKGQRVEAGQALIEFDADHIAVHARSLMTLMLVVSAEPFSMLTGDSARVVGGQPLLELGHVGLAATAPVNEGEALVSQPISLPNANGLHARPAAVFAQAAKGFKADIRLHRQQDSANGKSLVAIMAMQPALGDMLTISATGEDAAAAIETLAELLADGCGESVAPVAARASAIEAAPAAKSSAMSLQGVCASAGSALGQVVQVVERKLEIVESAGDPRAELQTLDRALAGALSALQKLRDGAASEAQEEIFKAHQELLEDPSLLEQARLLINQGKSAAFAWNSVTEATAELFKASGNRFLAERALDLADVGQRVLKLMLDVQDSAWELPDQAILVAEQLTPSQTAALDTSKVVGFATVGGGATSHVAILARALGLPAVCGLPQEVLALADGTRVLLDADKGELHLDPDPVSIEQLQAQREQRTLRQQRDLEQAALAATTRDGHRFEVTANIASLAEAEQALELGGEGVGLLRSEFLYLERSSAPSQDEQAATYSAIARALGPERNLVVRTLDVGGDKPLAYVPMEAEANPFLGMRGVRLCLERPQLLHEQFRAILASCALARLHIMLPMVSQMSELRLARQILEEEAASLGLTALPKLGIMIEVPSAALMADVFAPEVDFFSIGTNDLTQYTLAMDRDHPRLASQADSFHPAVLRLIATTVKAAHAHGKWVGVCGAMASEPLAVPLLLGLGVDELSASVPLIPAIKAAIRDVQLSDCEAIARQALTLESAGQVREALLSWRPSSLPLSPVLEC; this is translated from the coding sequence ATGACCGTACCTCAACCCTTGCAATTGCTGGCACCGCTGTCCGGGGTGCTGGTGCCCCTTGATCATGTGCCTGACCCGGTGTTCGCCAATCGGGTGATCGGCGACGGCCTGTGCATCGACCCGACGTCGCAGACCCTCTGTGCGCCCCTGGCGGGGGAGGTCAGCGATCTGCAAGCCAGTGGTCACGCCATCACCATTACCCATGAGGGCGGTGCGCAGATCCTGCTGCATATCGGCCTGGATACCGTGAACCTGGCCGGCGAAGGGTTCACGGCCCTGGTGGAAAAAGGCCAGCGTGTGGAGGCTGGCCAGGCGTTGATCGAGTTCGATGCCGACCATATTGCCGTGCATGCGCGCAGCCTGATGACGCTGATGCTGGTGGTCAGCGCCGAGCCGTTCAGCATGCTGACCGGCGACAGCGCCAGGGTGGTCGGTGGCCAGCCGTTGCTGGAGCTTGGCCACGTCGGGCTGGCGGCCACTGCGCCAGTGAATGAAGGTGAGGCGCTGGTCTCGCAGCCGATCAGCCTGCCCAATGCCAACGGCCTGCACGCCCGGCCTGCAGCGGTGTTCGCCCAGGCCGCCAAGGGCTTCAAGGCCGATATCCGCCTGCACCGGCAGCAGGACAGCGCCAACGGCAAATCCCTGGTGGCGATCATGGCCATGCAACCGGCCCTTGGCGACATGCTGACCATCAGCGCCACCGGTGAGGATGCCGCCGCGGCCATCGAGACCCTTGCCGAGTTGCTGGCCGATGGCTGCGGGGAATCCGTGGCACCGGTGGCGGCCAGGGCATCGGCCATCGAGGCGGCGCCGGCAGCGAAGAGCTCGGCAATGTCGTTGCAGGGCGTCTGTGCTTCGGCAGGCTCTGCCCTTGGCCAGGTGGTTCAGGTGGTGGAGCGCAAGCTGGAGATTGTCGAGTCCGCCGGCGACCCTCGCGCCGAGCTGCAAACCTTGGATCGTGCGCTGGCAGGGGCGTTGTCTGCCTTGCAGAAGCTGCGCGACGGGGCGGCAAGCGAGGCCCAGGAGGAGATATTCAAGGCCCATCAGGAACTGCTGGAAGACCCGAGCCTGCTGGAGCAGGCCCGGCTGCTGATCAACCAGGGCAAGAGCGCCGCCTTCGCCTGGAACTCGGTGACCGAAGCGACCGCCGAGCTGTTCAAGGCCAGCGGCAACCGGTTTCTGGCCGAGCGTGCACTGGACCTTGCCGATGTCGGGCAGCGGGTGCTCAAGCTGATGCTGGATGTGCAAGACAGCGCCTGGGAGCTGCCCGACCAGGCCATTCTGGTGGCCGAGCAACTGACCCCGTCGCAGACCGCGGCACTGGATACCAGCAAGGTGGTGGGCTTTGCCACGGTTGGCGGCGGGGCCACCAGCCACGTGGCGATCCTGGCCCGGGCGCTGGGACTACCGGCGGTCTGCGGTCTGCCGCAGGAGGTACTTGCCCTGGCCGACGGCACCCGGGTGCTGCTCGATGCCGACAAGGGCGAACTGCACCTCGATCCCGATCCCGTTTCCATCGAGCAGTTGCAGGCCCAGCGCGAGCAGCGAACCCTGCGCCAGCAGCGCGACCTCGAGCAGGCCGCGCTGGCAGCCACCACCCGCGATGGCCATCGCTTCGAGGTGACGGCCAATATCGCCTCGCTGGCGGAGGCCGAGCAGGCGCTGGAGCTGGGCGGCGAAGGGGTAGGGCTGCTGCGTTCCGAGTTCCTTTACCTGGAGCGCAGCAGTGCGCCCAGCCAGGACGAACAGGCGGCCACCTATAGCGCCATCGCCCGCGCCCTGGGGCCGGAGCGCAACCTGGTGGTGCGTACCCTCGATGTCGGCGGGGACAAGCCCTTGGCCTACGTGCCGATGGAGGCCGAGGCCAACCCATTCCTGGGCATGCGCGGGGTACGTCTGTGCCTGGAGCGCCCGCAACTGCTCCACGAGCAATTTCGCGCCATCCTGGCGAGCTGCGCGCTGGCGCGGCTGCACATCATGTTGCCGATGGTCAGCCAGATGTCCGAATTGCGCCTGGCCCGGCAGATCCTCGAAGAAGAGGCGGCGAGCCTTGGCCTCACCGCGCTGCCCAAGCTCGGCATCATGATCGAGGTGCCGTCCGCGGCGTTGATGGCCGATGTGTTCGCGCCGGAAGTCGATTTCTTTTCCATCGGCACCAACGACCTGACCCAGTACACCCTGGCGATGGACCGCGACCACCCACGCCTCGCCAGCCAGGCCGACAGTTTCCACCCGGCGGTGCTGCGCCTGATCGCCACCACCGTGAAAGCCGCCCACGCCCATGGCAAGTGGGTCGGCGTCTGCGGCGCCATGGCTTCCGAACCACTGGCCGTGCCGCTGTTACTGGGCCTTGGGGTGGATGAGCTGTCGGCCAGCGTGCCGCTGATTCCCGCCATCAAGGCGGCGATTCGCGACGTGCAGCTCAGCGATTGCGAGGCCATCGCGCGCCAGGCGCTGACGCTGGAAAGCGCCGGGCAGGTTCGTGAAGCCCTGCTGTCATGGCGGCCATCGTCGTTACCCCTGTCACCTGTACTGGAGTGCTGA
- a CDS encoding PTS transporter subunit EIIB encodes MFNKLQSAFWKALTPDLVPDEPKVNTAPETLLPAKVVEALGGEKNLAAQQRVAITRIRVQLRDAEQLDEPALQAPDMPAVMVLGKGVVHVLTPVEVPLAETG; translated from the coding sequence ATGTTCAATAAATTGCAAAGTGCCTTCTGGAAGGCCCTGACGCCGGACCTGGTGCCGGACGAGCCCAAGGTGAACACGGCGCCTGAAACACTACTGCCGGCCAAGGTCGTCGAAGCCCTGGGCGGCGAGAAGAACCTGGCCGCGCAACAGCGCGTCGCGATAACCCGCATCCGCGTGCAGCTGCGTGACGCCGAGCAGCTCGACGAGCCGGCGTTGCAGGCGCCTGACATGCCCGCCGTAATGGTGCTGGGCAAGGGCGTGGTGCATGTGCTGACGCCGGTGGAAGTGCCGTTGGCTGAAACCGGCTGA